The Bacteroidales bacterium genome has a segment encoding these proteins:
- a CDS encoding lipoate--protein ligase: protein MLCIVSPYSSPYFNLASEEYLLKGFGEDVFLLYRNIPSIVVGKHQNTLAEINLPYVQEKGILVARRISGGGTVFHDLGNLNFAFFTSGKEGELVDYRRATRPIIEALTGMRLDARLGKRNELLLHGLKISGTASHVFKKRVLHHGTLLFSLKMENLSAALKTVPDKFTDRAVRSVRSRVTNIRDHLTEEMDVEQFQEKILTHMLQSYEDSRLYEYQAADIAEITELRNSKFSTWEWNFGYSPKYQFCKSISFSGGRLDLQMNVEKGVIRAIKIVGDFSSLKEITSLEQMLVGCIHDPETIRMKLSGISLRDYISGLDNEELLAGMF, encoded by the coding sequence ATGCTTTGCATTGTCAGCCCTTATTCCAGCCCCTATTTTAACCTGGCTTCAGAAGAGTATCTGCTTAAGGGTTTCGGGGAGGATGTTTTTCTTCTTTACCGGAATATCCCTTCTATTGTGGTGGGCAAGCATCAGAATACCCTGGCCGAGATCAATCTGCCTTATGTACAGGAGAAAGGCATTCTGGTGGCCCGGCGAATATCGGGGGGAGGAACCGTCTTTCACGACCTTGGAAACCTGAACTTCGCTTTTTTTACCAGCGGAAAGGAGGGTGAACTGGTGGATTACAGGCGGGCTACCAGACCCATTATAGAGGCATTGACCGGGATGAGACTGGATGCAAGGCTGGGGAAACGCAATGAACTCCTGCTTCATGGACTTAAGATTTCAGGTACAGCCAGTCATGTATTCAAGAAGAGGGTTTTGCATCACGGGACCCTTCTGTTTTCATTGAAGATGGAAAATTTGAGTGCAGCTCTTAAGACTGTGCCGGATAAGTTTACCGACAGGGCCGTAAGGTCGGTCCGGTCCCGGGTGACAAATATCAGGGATCATCTGACAGAGGAGATGGATGTGGAGCAATTTCAGGAAAAAATTCTGACCCATATGCTTCAAAGCTATGAGGATTCCAGATTGTATGAGTATCAGGCTGCAGATATAGCGGAGATTACAGAGTTGCGAAATTCGAAATTCTCCACCTGGGAATGGAATTTTGGATATTCACCCAAATACCAGTTTTGTAAAAGTATCTCATTCAGCGGAGGCCGTCTCGACCTGCAAATGAACGTGGAAAAGGGAGTGATCCGGGCGATTAAGATCGTGGGGGATTTCAGTTCTCTTAAGGAGATTACATCCCTGGAGCAGATGCTGGTTGGATGTATACACGATCCCGAAACCATCCGGATGAAGCTTTCGGGCATTTCACTGAGGGATTACATCTCCGGCCTGGATAATGAAGAGCTATTAGCCGGGATGTTCTGA
- a CDS encoding DNA topoisomerase IV subunit B, which translates to MTANYSEDTIRTLDWKEHIRKRPGMYIGKLGDGSSPDDGIYILLKEVIDNCIDEYMMGFGKIIEVNIDEHRVSIRDYGRGVPLGKVVDVASKMNTGAKYDSKVFKKSVGLNGVGIKAVNALSSSFTICSIREGKEKSVDFSEGEIVKNHPQRNSSEKNGTLITFEPDHSMFGKFNFIDEYIETMLRNYTYLNTGLTISYNGQKFQSKNGLLDLLQENMSGEGLYPIIHLKNGDIEVAITHGNQYGEEYYSFVNGQHTTQGGTHQVAFKEALVKTIRDFFKKDFDASDIRTSIIAAVSIKVEEPVFESQTKTKLGSRDIGPKGPSVRNFIMNFLTSKMDDYLHKHGDTAHAILKKIQESEKERKAISGIKKLARERAKTANLHNKKLRDCRTHYNGNDEQKNESTLFITEGDSASGSITKSRNVNTQAVFSLRGKPLNSFGLTKKVVYENEEFNLLQAALNIEDGLDGLRYKQVVIATDADVDGMHIRLLLLTFFLQFFPNLVRNGHLFILQTPLFRVRNKKETIYCYSEEERIKAIAKLGSNPEITRFKGLGEISPDEFKHFIGPDIRLQPVRLKKEDDLKEILNFYMGKNTPDRQNFIIERLRVEEDPVEVA; encoded by the coding sequence ATGACGGCGAATTATTCAGAAGATACCATACGTACGCTCGACTGGAAAGAGCATATCCGAAAGCGTCCAGGCATGTATATCGGGAAGCTGGGAGACGGCTCCTCGCCCGACGACGGAATATACATCTTATTGAAGGAGGTCATTGATAATTGTATCGACGAATACATGATGGGCTTCGGAAAAATCATTGAGGTTAATATCGACGAGCACCGGGTCTCCATCCGTGATTACGGTCGCGGGGTTCCACTGGGGAAAGTAGTAGACGTGGCATCAAAAATGAATACCGGCGCAAAATACGATTCCAAGGTATTCAAGAAATCTGTTGGTCTGAACGGGGTGGGGATCAAAGCAGTTAATGCCCTTTCCTCCAGTTTTACCATATGCTCCATCCGGGAAGGAAAAGAAAAGAGTGTGGACTTCAGCGAAGGGGAGATCGTGAAAAACCATCCGCAGCGGAACTCCTCCGAAAAAAACGGAACCCTGATTACCTTTGAGCCCGATCACAGCATGTTCGGGAAATTCAATTTCATCGACGAGTACATCGAGACAATGCTCCGTAACTACACCTACCTCAATACGGGGCTTACCATCAGTTATAACGGACAGAAGTTTCAATCCAAAAACGGCCTGCTCGATCTGTTGCAGGAGAATATGAGCGGTGAAGGACTCTACCCCATAATTCACCTGAAGAATGGCGATATTGAAGTGGCCATCACCCATGGCAACCAGTATGGGGAAGAGTACTACAGCTTTGTGAACGGACAGCACACGACCCAGGGCGGCACCCACCAGGTGGCTTTTAAAGAGGCGCTGGTGAAGACCATTCGGGACTTCTTCAAAAAAGATTTTGATGCGTCCGATATCCGCACCTCCATCATTGCTGCCGTCAGTATCAAGGTGGAGGAACCGGTATTTGAATCCCAGACCAAAACCAAACTCGGATCCAGGGATATTGGTCCCAAGGGCCCTTCAGTAAGGAATTTCATTATGAATTTCCTCACTTCAAAAATGGATGATTACCTCCATAAACATGGCGATACGGCCCATGCCATTCTGAAAAAGATTCAGGAATCGGAGAAAGAACGCAAAGCCATATCTGGTATCAAGAAGCTGGCCAGGGAACGAGCCAAGACGGCTAACCTGCATAATAAAAAACTGAGGGACTGCCGCACTCATTATAACGGGAATGATGAACAAAAAAACGAATCCACCCTGTTCATCACCGAGGGAGACTCGGCCTCCGGTTCCATTACCAAATCAAGAAACGTCAATACACAGGCCGTATTCAGTCTGCGCGGGAAACCTCTGAATTCTTTTGGCCTCACCAAAAAAGTGGTCTATGAAAATGAGGAGTTCAACCTGCTTCAGGCTGCACTGAATATAGAAGACGGGCTCGACGGTCTGCGGTACAAGCAGGTGGTGATCGCAACCGATGCAGATGTGGATGGCATGCATATACGTTTATTGCTGCTTACCTTCTTCCTGCAGTTTTTCCCCAACCTGGTCCGCAATGGCCACCTCTTCATCCTGCAGACTCCCTTATTCCGGGTCCGGAACAAGAAAGAGACCATCTACTGCTACTCTGAAGAAGAGAGAATCAAGGCCATCGCTAAACTTGGATCCAACCCGGAAATAACACGATTTAAAGGACTGGGAGAGATCTCTCCCGACGAGTTTAAACATTTTATTGGTCCGGATATCAGGCTACAGCCGGTACGCCTGAAAAAAGAAGATGATCTGAAAGAAATCCTCAACTTCTATATGGGGAAAAACACACCCGACCGGCAGAATTTTATCATTGAAAGGCTCAGGGTTGAAGAAGATCCGGTGGAAGTTGCCTGA
- a CDS encoding shikimate kinase yields MESRIFLIGFMASGKSTLGAKLARRIGYQYVDMDQLIEETAEMSIASIFNEHGEEVFRKWEHDILSELFSREKLVIATGGGAPCHSEMMDLMNRHGTTIYIQLSPEALKGRLIRSRTERPLIKGKSEPELLDFIGKLLREREIFYMRATYIVNGINLQAEELARLIMDS; encoded by the coding sequence ATGGAAAGCAGAATATTTCTGATTGGGTTTATGGCTTCGGGAAAATCCACCCTGGGAGCAAAACTGGCGCGCAGGATTGGCTATCAGTATGTGGATATGGATCAGCTGATTGAGGAGACCGCTGAAATGTCCATAGCCTCCATTTTTAACGAACACGGGGAGGAGGTCTTCAGAAAATGGGAACACGATATCCTTTCAGAACTTTTCAGTCGTGAAAAACTGGTAATCGCCACCGGGGGAGGCGCTCCCTGTCATTCAGAAATGATGGACCTGATGAACAGACATGGAACTACCATCTATATTCAATTATCTCCGGAAGCCCTGAAAGGCCGTCTGATTCGTTCCAGAACCGAACGGCCCCTGATTAAAGGCAAATCAGAACCGGAACTGCTTGACTTCATTGGCAAGCTGCTCCGCGAACGAGAGATTTTCTATATGCGAGCCACCTATATCGTAAACGGAATAAACCTGCAGGCGGAAGAACTGGCCAGGCTCATCATGGATTCCTGA
- the hpt gene encoding hypoxanthine phosphoribosyltransferase, with protein sequence MANSSIVQVHDKYFEPFISEAAIQKEVSRLVLEMRHDLATKDPIFLGILNGAFMFASDLFKQLDFPCQITFLKLASYSGTQSTGSVKQLIGINRDLKDRVVVVLEDIVDSGVTLDTIIRQLSGYEPAEIRVATFLHKPEATVKKVKLDYVGMTIPNNFILGYGLDYNGYGRNFREIYQLLND encoded by the coding sequence ATGGCAAACAGTAGTATTGTACAGGTCCATGATAAATATTTCGAGCCCTTTATTTCTGAAGCGGCCATTCAAAAAGAAGTAAGTCGCCTGGTCCTGGAGATGAGACATGATCTGGCCACAAAGGATCCCATTTTTCTGGGGATATTAAATGGTGCCTTTATGTTTGCAAGCGACCTTTTTAAACAGCTGGATTTCCCCTGTCAGATTACCTTCCTGAAACTGGCGTCCTATAGTGGAACCCAGTCCACCGGAAGTGTCAAACAGCTTATCGGGATCAACCGGGATCTGAAGGACCGGGTGGTTGTGGTGCTGGAAGATATTGTTGATTCAGGGGTGACCCTGGATACGATAATCAGACAATTATCGGGCTATGAGCCTGCCGAGATCCGTGTAGCCACCTTTCTGCATAAACCGGAAGCCACCGTCAAAAAGGTGAAACTCGACTACGTGGGGATGACGATTCCCAACAACTTCATCCTGGGCTATGGACTGGACTATAACGGCTATGGCAGAAACTTCAGGGAAATATACCAATTGCTGAATGATTGA
- a CDS encoding 1-acyl-sn-glycerol-3-phosphate acyltransferase, giving the protein MRMRKGFLKLYSILAWATMALTSIFISPFFLLVWLSTFWWDRRRVAAHMMGTFWAWHYQSLIPFWKLRLEGREKIPWKRPVVMVANHRSLIDILALYKIRRPFKWSSKDENFRLPFIGMVLSLTNSIRIKRESLRSGAQFLSQAEKEIGKGSSILLFPEGTRSRTKEMRPFKEGAFLLAKRTGCGIIPIVHTGSEKTFDRGSWVLKGKAPIHIRVLDEIPASEVEKLETAKLMELVREQMEKGIARLEQEISAK; this is encoded by the coding sequence ATGCGCATGCGAAAAGGGTTTCTGAAACTATACTCCATCCTGGCCTGGGCCACCATGGCTCTTACCTCCATTTTCATCAGCCCCTTCTTCCTGCTGGTCTGGTTGTCCACCTTCTGGTGGGACCGCCGGCGGGTAGCCGCTCATATGATGGGTACTTTCTGGGCCTGGCACTACCAGTCGCTGATCCCTTTCTGGAAACTTCGCCTGGAGGGAAGAGAGAAAATTCCTTGGAAGCGTCCGGTGGTTATGGTGGCCAACCACCGCTCCCTGATTGACATTCTGGCCCTGTACAAGATCCGGAGACCCTTCAAATGGAGCTCCAAGGATGAAAACTTCCGCTTACCCTTTATCGGAATGGTCCTTTCTCTTACAAATTCCATTCGGATCAAACGGGAATCGCTACGCTCGGGCGCCCAATTCCTTTCCCAGGCTGAGAAAGAAATTGGTAAAGGCTCATCCATTCTTCTCTTCCCCGAAGGGACGCGCTCCAGAACCAAGGAGATGAGGCCCTTTAAAGAGGGTGCTTTCCTGCTGGCAAAAAGAACTGGCTGCGGGATTATCCCCATTGTACACACCGGCTCGGAAAAGACCTTTGACCGCGGATCATGGGTGTTAAAAGGGAAAGCCCCCATTCATATCCGGGTACTGGACGAGATCCCGGCCAGCGAGGTGGAAAAGCTGGAAACTGCAAAATTAATGGAACTGGTCAGGGAACAGATGGAAAAGGGAATCGCCAGGCTTGAACAGGAGATTTCGGCCAAATGA
- a CDS encoding adenylate kinase → MLNIVLFGPPGSGKGTQSEKIIAKYGLLHISTGDLLREQVAMQTKLGLQAKEIMDKGELVSDKIVIGMIKNKLKENKGGPGFIFDGFPRTVEQARSLRNALTQYDERIGVMISLEVPREELVKRLLKRGEETGRTDDNLETINNRIDVYNRQTIPVTYYYQKMRKHAAVEGTGTVDEIFKRIQKVIAKVKD, encoded by the coding sequence ATGCTGAATATTGTATTATTTGGTCCTCCGGGATCGGGAAAAGGAACACAATCGGAAAAGATAATTGCGAAATATGGTCTGTTACATATCTCAACCGGCGATCTCCTCAGGGAGCAGGTAGCTATGCAGACAAAACTGGGGTTGCAGGCCAAGGAGATTATGGATAAGGGAGAGCTGGTTTCAGATAAGATTGTGATTGGAATGATCAAAAATAAACTGAAGGAAAACAAGGGCGGCCCTGGCTTTATTTTTGACGGATTTCCCCGGACCGTTGAACAGGCAAGGTCGCTGCGAAATGCACTGACCCAGTATGACGAACGTATTGGAGTAATGATCTCTCTGGAAGTGCCACGCGAAGAGCTGGTTAAGAGGCTTTTGAAACGGGGAGAAGAAACAGGTCGCACCGATGATAATCTGGAGACCATCAACAACCGCATTGATGTTTACAACCGTCAGACCATCCCGGTGACTTATTACTACCAAAAGATGCGTAAACATGCAGCCGTGGAAGGCACGGGTACGGTGGATGAAATTTTTAAGCGCATACAAAAAGTTATTGCCAAAGTAAAGGACTAA
- the obgE gene encoding GTPase ObgE, whose translation MSNANFVDYVKIFCRSGNGGAGSAHLHRDKMTRKGGPDGGDGGRGGHVIIKGNSQLWTLLHFKYKRHVFATHGGAGGADLKTGASGEDACIEVPLGTVARDAESQEVLFEVTSHNEEKILITGGRGGQGNDHFKSPTNQTPRYAQPGEPGGEGWFILELKLLADVGLVGKPNAGKSTLLAAISAAKPKIADYPFTTLVPNLGIVKYRDGRSFVMADIPGIIEGASEGKGLGHRFLRHIERNSMLMFLVPSDSPDIAEEYRVLLKELEEYNPELLDKQRLLLITKSDLLDDELSAEIKKELPEVKYHFISAVANQGLVSLNDTIWKMLNS comes from the coding sequence ATGTCCAACGCCAACTTTGTTGATTATGTGAAGATCTTTTGCCGTTCAGGCAATGGAGGTGCCGGTTCGGCTCACCTTCACCGGGATAAAATGACCCGGAAAGGCGGGCCTGACGGCGGGGATGGCGGAAGAGGCGGGCATGTGATCATCAAAGGAAACAGTCAACTCTGGACCCTGCTGCATTTTAAGTATAAAAGGCATGTGTTTGCCACACATGGAGGGGCCGGAGGAGCTGATCTGAAAACAGGAGCCAGTGGGGAGGATGCCTGTATCGAGGTTCCCCTTGGGACGGTGGCCAGGGATGCTGAGAGCCAGGAAGTGCTTTTCGAAGTAACCTCCCATAATGAGGAAAAGATCCTGATAACGGGAGGGAGAGGAGGCCAGGGCAACGATCATTTCAAGTCACCCACCAATCAGACACCCAGGTATGCACAGCCCGGCGAACCGGGAGGGGAGGGTTGGTTTATTCTTGAATTAAAACTACTGGCCGATGTGGGTCTGGTAGGAAAGCCAAATGCAGGAAAATCTACCTTGCTGGCTGCCATATCAGCGGCAAAACCCAAAATCGCCGACTACCCCTTTACCACTCTGGTCCCTAACCTGGGGATTGTGAAGTACCGGGATGGCCGATCCTTTGTTATGGCCGATATTCCCGGGATTATTGAGGGAGCAAGCGAGGGGAAGGGGCTTGGGCACAGGTTCCTGCGGCATATTGAGAGGAATTCCATGTTGATGTTTCTGGTCCCCTCCGACAGCCCTGATATTGCAGAGGAGTACCGGGTGTTACTGAAGGAGCTGGAAGAGTATAATCCCGAGCTGCTGGATAAGCAACGTTTGCTGCTTATTACTAAATCCGATTTGCTCGATGATGAGCTTAGCGCGGAGATAAAGAAGGAGTTGCCGGAAGTCAAATATCACTTTATTTCTGCAGTGGCCAACCAGGGGCTGGTTAGTCTTAATGATACCATCTGGAAGATGCTGAACTCCTGA
- a CDS encoding DNA gyrase/topoisomerase IV subunit A yields the protein MDAQAEEHHSPEEIKITRLSGMYEDYFIDYASYVILERAVPHIIDGLKPVQRRILHSMKRIDDGRFNKVANIIGNTMQFHPHGDTSIGDALVQLGQKELLVDTQGNWGNIYTGDGAAASRYIESRLSAFANEVLFNPKTTEWKLSYDGRNKEPLTLPVKFPLLLALGAEGIAVGLSSKTLPHNFNELIDASVRYLQGKDFELFPDFPTGGLAEVSRYNDGLRGGSIRVRAKIEKLDNKTLVIKDLPYGKTTVSLIDTIIKANEKGKIKVKRIDDNTAEHVEIIVHLGANVSSDKTIDALYAFTDCEISISPNCCVIDDNKPRFVGVSEVLRVNVDHTKELLKQELEIRLRELQENWHLSSLEKIFIEKRIYRDIEECETWESVIETIDKGLDPYKKLLLREVTREDIIKLTEIKIKRISKFDVKRADEHIKGLEEEMEEVKDHLKNLVNYAINYFKQIKKKYGKGMDRRTELRNFASIEATKVVVANQKLYMNARDGFIGTSLRKDEYVCDCSDIDDIIVFLKDGTYTISKVADKHFAGKDIIHAAVFKKNDNRTIYNVVYFDGNSGNVMVKRAPVTGITRDKQYNIAKEHPHTKILYFSANPNGEAEVIKVFLRPRPRLKNPVFEFDFADLAIKGRGAMGNILTKFSVQKIIIKEKGVSTLGGRKIWFDEDVMRLNVDARGRFLGEFSGEDQVLVITRSGHFRTTNFDLSNHFEDDVQIIEKYREGKIWSAAYFDAEQNYYYLKRFLIEPGAKLTRFIGDHPGSRLISITEVEYPRLELKFGGKNKDRKPEIIEVAEFIGIKSYKARGKRLSNYEVKVIQELEPENEGEEATIPAKEPAKEPVPDRTKPEKQDPEKIPMEIIIPKEEKKSPGKDDRKEPGGQFTLEW from the coding sequence TTGGACGCACAAGCTGAAGAGCACCACTCCCCGGAGGAAATTAAGATCACCCGTCTCTCGGGGATGTATGAGGACTATTTCATCGACTATGCCTCCTACGTCATCCTTGAACGCGCGGTCCCTCATATCATAGACGGGCTCAAGCCGGTACAGAGGCGCATCCTGCATTCCATGAAACGGATCGATGATGGAAGGTTCAATAAAGTGGCCAATATCATTGGTAACACCATGCAATTCCACCCCCACGGCGATACCTCCATAGGGGATGCCCTGGTACAACTGGGCCAGAAAGAGCTGCTGGTCGACACCCAGGGAAACTGGGGTAATATCTATACGGGCGATGGTGCTGCCGCCTCACGTTATATTGAATCCAGGCTTTCAGCTTTTGCAAACGAGGTACTTTTCAATCCCAAAACCACCGAATGGAAACTTTCATACGATGGCCGGAATAAAGAACCGCTTACTCTTCCGGTTAAATTCCCCCTGCTTCTGGCCCTGGGTGCAGAAGGGATCGCGGTGGGACTCTCATCTAAAACACTTCCCCATAACTTCAATGAACTGATCGATGCATCCGTCAGATACCTTCAGGGAAAGGATTTCGAGCTCTTCCCCGATTTTCCGACAGGTGGACTGGCCGAAGTGTCGCGGTACAATGACGGATTACGCGGTGGAAGCATCCGGGTCCGGGCAAAGATCGAGAAGCTGGATAACAAAACCCTGGTGATCAAGGATCTTCCCTATGGCAAAACGACCGTAAGCCTGATCGATACCATTATCAAGGCCAACGAAAAAGGGAAGATCAAAGTCAAGCGAATCGATGACAATACGGCAGAACATGTAGAAATCATCGTGCATCTGGGGGCCAACGTGTCTTCCGATAAAACCATCGATGCCCTGTATGCCTTTACAGATTGTGAGATATCCATCTCTCCAAACTGCTGTGTGATCGATGATAACAAACCTCGTTTTGTGGGTGTGAGCGAGGTCCTGAGGGTAAATGTCGACCATACCAAGGAATTACTGAAACAGGAACTGGAGATCAGGCTGAGAGAACTTCAGGAAAACTGGCACCTCTCTTCCCTGGAAAAGATTTTTATTGAAAAGAGGATTTATCGCGACATTGAGGAGTGCGAAACCTGGGAAAGCGTGATTGAGACCATCGATAAAGGTCTCGATCCCTATAAGAAACTACTCCTGAGAGAGGTGACCCGTGAGGATATCATCAAATTGACTGAGATCAAGATCAAACGAATCTCCAAATTTGATGTCAAACGGGCCGATGAACATATAAAAGGACTTGAGGAGGAGATGGAGGAGGTGAAAGACCATCTGAAGAACCTGGTAAATTACGCCATCAATTACTTCAAGCAGATTAAGAAGAAATACGGCAAGGGAATGGACCGCCGTACTGAGCTGCGTAATTTCGCCAGCATCGAGGCGACCAAGGTAGTTGTGGCCAACCAGAAGCTCTATATGAATGCCAGAGACGGTTTCATAGGCACTTCCCTTCGAAAGGATGAATATGTTTGCGACTGCTCCGATATTGACGATATCATAGTCTTCCTGAAAGACGGAACCTATACCATCTCGAAAGTGGCCGACAAGCACTTCGCCGGCAAGGATATCATCCATGCGGCTGTTTTTAAGAAAAATGACAACCGGACCATCTACAATGTAGTTTACTTCGACGGCAACTCGGGAAACGTCATGGTGAAACGGGCCCCGGTGACCGGGATCACACGCGATAAGCAGTACAATATTGCAAAAGAACATCCTCATACAAAGATCCTCTACTTCAGTGCCAATCCCAATGGTGAAGCGGAGGTAATCAAGGTATTCCTGAGACCCCGGCCACGCTTGAAAAATCCTGTTTTTGAATTTGATTTTGCAGATCTGGCCATTAAGGGAAGGGGAGCCATGGGCAATATCCTGACCAAGTTCTCGGTCCAGAAAATTATCATCAAGGAGAAGGGGGTATCCACCCTGGGAGGGAGAAAGATCTGGTTTGACGAAGATGTGATGCGGCTGAATGTGGATGCCAGAGGAAGATTCCTGGGCGAATTTTCCGGGGAGGACCAGGTCCTGGTGATTACCCGGTCGGGGCATTTCCGGACCACCAATTTCGATCTTAGCAATCATTTTGAAGATGATGTGCAGATCATTGAAAAGTACAGGGAGGGCAAAATCTGGTCGGCAGCCTATTTCGATGCAGAGCAAAACTATTACTACCTGAAAAGATTCCTCATCGAACCGGGCGCCAAACTTACCCGCTTTATTGGTGATCATCCCGGATCAAGGCTGATCAGTATCACCGAAGTAGAGTACCCCCGCCTGGAACTGAAATTTGGAGGGAAGAACAAAGATCGCAAACCGGAAATCATTGAGGTGGCGGAGTTTATTGGAATCAAGAGTTACAAAGCACGGGGAAAACGGCTCTCCAATTACGAGGTGAAAGTAATCCAGGAACTTGAGCCGGAAAACGAAGGGGAAGAAGCCACGATTCCGGCAAAAGAGCCTGCAAAAGAGCCTGTTCCTGATCGTACAAAACCTGAAAAGCAGGACCCTGAAAAGATTCCTATGGAAATTATAATACCAAAAGAGGAGAAAAAGAGCCCGGGAAAGGACGATCGTAAGGAACCCGGTGGACAGTTTACCCTGGAGTGGTAA
- a CDS encoding phosphatase PAP2 family protein has translation MMDWILQLDTRLFLAINGWHNEFWDGIMWWISGKDTWWPFYLLLLAYMAWKKRWQLLPMLLFIILVVTLADQTSVHLFKNVFQRLRPCHEPSLEGLVHLVNNKCGGQFGFVSSHAANTFGVAFLILLWIKKRWITAIMILWALLVGYSRIYLGVHYPGDVLAGGIWGAGCGWLLFLLFKWVLSEVPENWWIVSRAGRTES, from the coding sequence ATGATGGATTGGATCCTGCAACTCGACACACGCTTATTCCTGGCCATCAATGGCTGGCATAATGAGTTTTGGGATGGGATCATGTGGTGGATAAGTGGCAAGGACACCTGGTGGCCCTTTTATCTGCTTTTGCTCGCTTATATGGCCTGGAAGAAACGATGGCAGCTTCTCCCCATGCTGCTTTTTATCATCCTGGTGGTCACTCTGGCCGATCAGACCTCGGTTCATCTCTTTAAGAATGTCTTTCAAAGGCTGAGGCCCTGTCATGAGCCCTCACTGGAGGGCCTGGTACATCTGGTTAATAATAAGTGCGGCGGACAGTTTGGTTTTGTATCCTCCCATGCGGCCAATACATTCGGAGTTGCCTTTCTGATACTTTTATGGATCAAAAAGAGATGGATTACAGCGATTATGATTTTATGGGCATTGCTTGTGGGGTACAGCCGGATTTACCTGGGGGTGCATTATCCCGGCGATGTACTGGCAGGCGGAATATGGGGAGCCGGATGCGGCTGGCTGTTATTCCTGCTGTTCAAATGGGTCCTGTCAGAAGTCCCGGAAAACTGGTGGATTGTTTCCAGAGCTGGCAGGACAGAATCCTGA
- the purE gene encoding 5-(carboxyamino)imidazole ribonucleotide mutase, with amino-acid sequence MNPKVSIIMGSTSDLPVMEQAAILLDEFEIPFEINALSAHRTPDQAMDFARNAAGRGIRVIIAGAGGAAHLPGVVAALTPLPVIGVPIKASISIDGWDSILSILQMPPGIPVATVGLDGARNAGILAAQIVGTGDPEVLQKMLRFKESLASKIVKANEELKEVKFKFKTN; translated from the coding sequence ATGAATCCAAAAGTAAGCATTATCATGGGAAGCACATCAGACCTTCCCGTTATGGAGCAGGCAGCAATACTGCTTGACGAATTTGAGATTCCTTTCGAGATCAATGCTCTCTCGGCCCACAGGACACCTGATCAGGCCATGGACTTTGCCAGGAATGCTGCAGGAAGAGGGATCAGGGTGATTATTGCCGGAGCAGGCGGAGCAGCGCACCTACCCGGGGTTGTGGCTGCGTTAACGCCTTTGCCGGTCATAGGAGTACCCATTAAGGCATCCATCTCCATCGATGGCTGGGATTCCATACTGAGTATCCTGCAGATGCCTCCGGGAATACCGGTTGCAACAGTAGGGCTCGATGGTGCAAGAAATGCCGGAATCCTGGCCGCCCAGATAGTGGGCACCGGAGATCCTGAAGTGTTGCAGAAAATGCTCAGGTTCAAGGAAAGCCTGGCTTCCAAAATAGTGAAGGCCAACGAAGAACTAAAGGAGGTGAAATTTAAATTTAAAACCAATTGA